A DNA window from Molothrus ater isolate BHLD 08-10-18 breed brown headed cowbird chromosome 2, BPBGC_Mater_1.1, whole genome shotgun sequence contains the following coding sequences:
- the QTRT2 gene encoding queuine tRNA-ribosyltransferase accessory subunit 2 isoform X1 — protein sequence MRLKLLGAGGGRLGSLAGLGRGGAGALALPGCLLYTRTGAAPHLSHDTLREVRGVPSVAHIALPALAEIHDVLEEYKEGAAKFMGMPDAVIYCSLHDPVTPCPSGYNTNKTVSLWGSSGRMEMTASKFMDIQRAIQPDWFQCISDGDTISGEAGRKRAKKSVDRSLSFLDLCLQLQEKSPELQGSVMFGAIEGGDILEERLRSARETAKRPVGGFLLDGFQGSAMAKETKLKLIASVTAELPEDKPRIIHGVGKPDEVLECIERGVDIFESFFPFQVTERGCALVFSYDCHPDPEATVLTQNGIQDLEKNGAQEDQEEVSKADPEMTPFEISLKDKKYHDDFGPLLEGCSCYCCQRHTRAYVHHLLVTNELLAGVLLMMHNFQHYFGFFSAVRDALRDSKLDQLKELVFRQALQRQ from the exons ATGAGGCTGAAGCTGCTCGgtgcgggcggcgggcggctgGGCTCGCTGGCGGGGCtgggccgcggcggggccggcgcgcTGGCGCTGCCCGGCTGCCTGCTGTACACGCGGACGGGCGCGGCGCCGCACCTCAGCCACGACACGCTGCGGGAGGTGCGCGGCGTGCCCAGCGTGGCGCACATCGCCCTGCCCGCCCT GGCAGAAATTCATGATGTCCTAGAAGAATATAAGGAAGGAGCTGCAAAATTTATGG GTATGCCAGATGCTGTGATCTACTGCTCCCTTCATGACCCAGTCACTCCCTGCCCCTCTGGCTACAACACTAACAAG ACGGTCTCCCTGTGGGGCAGCTCAGGGCGCATGGAGATGACAGCTTCCAAGTTCATGGACATCCAGCGGGCCATCCAGCCAGACTGGTTCCAGTGCATCTCTGATGGAGACACCATTTCTGGGgaagctggaagaaaaagagcCAAGAAGTCTGTGGATAGGTCACTTTCCTTCTTGGATCTATGCCTTCAGCTGCAAGAAAAATCACCA GAACTACAAGGAAGTGTAATGTTTGGGGCAATTGAAGGTGGAGATATCTTGGAAGAGAGGCTCAGATCAGCCAGGGAGACTGCCAAGCGGCCTGTGGGTGGCTTTCTGCTAGATGGCTTCCAGGGAAGTGCCATGGCCAAGGAGACCAAGTTGAAACTGATAGCTtctgtcacagcagagctgccagaggaTAAACCAAG AATCATTCATGGTGTAGGCAAACCAGATGAGGTGCTTGAGTGCATTGAAAGGGGAGTGGACATTTTTGAGAGCTTCTTTCCCTTCCAAGTGACAGAGCGAGGCTGTGCCTTGGTTTTCAGTTACGACTGCCATCCAGATCCTGAAGCAACAG TTTTAACACAAAATGGGATCCAGGACCTGGAGAAGAATGGTGCTCAAGAAGACCAGGAGGAAGTATCCAAAGCCGACCCAGAAATGACACCATTTGAGATATCTCTGAAGGATAAAAA GTACCACGATGATTTTGGTCCTTTGCTGGAAGGATGCAGCTGTTACTGCTGTCAGAGGCACACCCGTGCCTACGTCCATCACCTCCTGGTGACCAACGAGCTGCTGGCCGGTGTCCTGCTCATGATGCACAACTTCCAGCACTACTTTGGCTTCTTCAGTGCCGTTCGGGATGCCTTGAGGGACAGTAAGCTGGACCAGCTCAAGGAGCTTGTCTTCAGGCAGGCCCTGCAGAGACAGTGA
- the QTRT2 gene encoding queuine tRNA-ribosyltransferase accessory subunit 2 isoform X2, with the protein MEMTASKFMDIQRAIQPDWFQCISDGDTISGEAGRKRAKKSVDRSLSFLDLCLQLQEKSPELQGSVMFGAIEGGDILEERLRSARETAKRPVGGFLLDGFQGSAMAKETKLKLIASVTAELPEDKPRIIHGVGKPDEVLECIERGVDIFESFFPFQVTERGCALVFSYDCHPDPEATVLTQNGIQDLEKNGAQEDQEEVSKADPEMTPFEISLKDKKYHDDFGPLLEGCSCYCCQRHTRAYVHHLLVTNELLAGVLLMMHNFQHYFGFFSAVRDALRDSKLDQLKELVFRQALQRQ; encoded by the exons ATGGAGATGACAGCTTCCAAGTTCATGGACATCCAGCGGGCCATCCAGCCAGACTGGTTCCAGTGCATCTCTGATGGAGACACCATTTCTGGGgaagctggaagaaaaagagcCAAGAAGTCTGTGGATAGGTCACTTTCCTTCTTGGATCTATGCCTTCAGCTGCAAGAAAAATCACCA GAACTACAAGGAAGTGTAATGTTTGGGGCAATTGAAGGTGGAGATATCTTGGAAGAGAGGCTCAGATCAGCCAGGGAGACTGCCAAGCGGCCTGTGGGTGGCTTTCTGCTAGATGGCTTCCAGGGAAGTGCCATGGCCAAGGAGACCAAGTTGAAACTGATAGCTtctgtcacagcagagctgccagaggaTAAACCAAG AATCATTCATGGTGTAGGCAAACCAGATGAGGTGCTTGAGTGCATTGAAAGGGGAGTGGACATTTTTGAGAGCTTCTTTCCCTTCCAAGTGACAGAGCGAGGCTGTGCCTTGGTTTTCAGTTACGACTGCCATCCAGATCCTGAAGCAACAG TTTTAACACAAAATGGGATCCAGGACCTGGAGAAGAATGGTGCTCAAGAAGACCAGGAGGAAGTATCCAAAGCCGACCCAGAAATGACACCATTTGAGATATCTCTGAAGGATAAAAA GTACCACGATGATTTTGGTCCTTTGCTGGAAGGATGCAGCTGTTACTGCTGTCAGAGGCACACCCGTGCCTACGTCCATCACCTCCTGGTGACCAACGAGCTGCTGGCCGGTGTCCTGCTCATGATGCACAACTTCCAGCACTACTTTGGCTTCTTCAGTGCCGTTCGGGATGCCTTGAGGGACAGTAAGCTGGACCAGCTCAAGGAGCTTGTCTTCAGGCAGGCCCTGCAGAGACAGTGA